One window from the genome of Mycolicibacterium gadium encodes:
- a CDS encoding DUF1254 domain-containing protein: MHRIIAIVVTSLVLLAGCSTQTGEEDAVSTPPPPVPAAVTPEETRAIAKEAYIYGFPMVDNYRVMYSYFVNKEDPEYKGGWNEVLSTAQVYTPEDKAVQTPNSDTPYSAVGADLRAEPLVLTVPPIEQDRYYSLQFVDLYTYNMAYVGSRTTGNGGGKYLLAGPNWQGEKPAGINEVIRSDTDLAMVLYRTQLLGPSDIDQVKKIQAGYQATPLSVYLNQPAPPPAPPIDFVPPLTRDQQKTSPQFFEILSFALRFAPTLPSEKDLRARFATIGVGPDGSFDADELSPPIRAAIEGGMTDAWTEFDAFKKEKVDTGEVGSAQFFGTAEDLKDNYLYRMAGAVFGIYGNTAAEALYPGIVNDSTGAPLTGADKYVVKFPAGQLPPVNAFWSLTMYELPQSLLVANPMQRYLINSPMLPSLLRDPDGGYTIYVQNASPGIEKEANWLPAPKGPFQMVLRLYWPKPDALNGTWKPPQAVKT; encoded by the coding sequence GTGCATCGGATCATCGCGATCGTCGTCACATCGCTGGTACTGCTCGCGGGTTGCAGCACCCAAACGGGCGAGGAGGACGCGGTGTCGACGCCACCGCCCCCGGTTCCAGCCGCCGTGACTCCGGAAGAGACCCGCGCCATCGCCAAAGAGGCCTACATCTACGGCTTCCCGATGGTCGACAACTACCGGGTCATGTACTCGTATTTCGTCAACAAAGAAGATCCTGAGTACAAGGGCGGTTGGAACGAAGTCCTCAGCACCGCACAGGTTTACACACCGGAGGACAAAGCGGTCCAGACGCCGAATTCCGACACGCCGTATTCCGCCGTCGGCGCGGATCTGCGTGCAGAGCCGCTTGTGCTGACCGTTCCGCCGATCGAGCAGGACCGCTATTACTCGTTGCAGTTCGTGGACCTCTACACCTACAACATGGCCTACGTGGGAAGTCGTACAACCGGCAATGGAGGCGGTAAATACCTTCTGGCGGGGCCAAATTGGCAGGGCGAGAAGCCAGCGGGCATCAACGAGGTCATCAGGTCCGACACCGATCTCGCGATGGTGCTCTACCGTACCCAGCTGCTCGGTCCCTCCGATATCGACCAGGTCAAGAAGATCCAGGCCGGTTACCAGGCAACGCCGCTATCGGTGTATCTGAACCAGCCGGCGCCGCCGCCCGCCCCGCCGATCGACTTCGTGCCACCGCTGACTCGCGATCAGCAGAAAACCTCGCCCCAATTCTTCGAGATCCTGAGTTTCGCGCTGCGGTTCGCGCCCACGCTGCCGTCCGAGAAGGATCTGCGCGCCCGATTCGCCACCATCGGAGTCGGACCCGACGGCAGTTTCGACGCCGACGAGCTGAGCCCGCCGATACGCGCCGCCATCGAGGGCGGGATGACCGACGCATGGACGGAGTTCGACGCGTTCAAGAAGGAGAAGGTCGACACCGGCGAGGTGGGTTCGGCCCAATTCTTCGGCACGGCAGAGGATCTCAAGGACAACTACTTGTACCGCATGGCCGGAGCCGTCTTTGGCATCTACGGCAATACCGCCGCGGAGGCGCTGTATCCGGGCATCGTCAACGACAGCACGGGTGCACCGCTGACAGGCGCCGACAAATACGTCGTGAAGTTCCCCGCCGGTCAGCTGCCGCCGGTGAACGCATTCTGGTCACTGACCATGTACGAGCTTCCGCAGAGTCTGCTGGTCGCGAATCCGATGCAGCGCTATCTGATCAACTCGCCGATGCTGCCCAGCCTCCTACGAGATCCCGACGGCGGCTACACGATCTATGTCCAGAACGCATCGCCTGGCATCGAGAAGGAGGCCAACTGGCTGCCCGCGCCAAAGGGTCCATTCCAGATGGTGCTGCGGCTGTACTGGCCCAAGCCCGATGCGCTGAACGGAACCTGGAAACCGCCACAAGCGGTGAAGACCTGA
- a CDS encoding DUF3090 domain-containing protein encodes MARAIHVFRTPDRFVAGTVGQPGNRTFYLQAVHDKRVVSVILEKQQVAVLAERIAALLLEINRRFGTPVPPETGEVDDLSPLITPVDAEFRVGTMGLGWDSEAQTVVVELLAVSETEFDASVVLDDAEDGPDAVRVFLTPESARQFATRSNRVISAGRPPCPLCDEPLDPEGHICVRTNGYLRGAITGSDDDAVE; translated from the coding sequence ATGGCCCGCGCTATTCACGTCTTCCGAACACCCGACCGCTTCGTGGCCGGGACCGTCGGGCAACCGGGAAACCGGACCTTCTACCTGCAGGCCGTTCATGACAAGCGGGTGGTGTCGGTGATCTTGGAGAAGCAGCAGGTTGCGGTGCTCGCCGAACGTATCGCCGCATTGCTGCTCGAGATCAACCGGCGATTCGGCACGCCGGTGCCGCCCGAAACCGGCGAGGTGGACGACCTGAGTCCGCTGATCACGCCGGTGGACGCCGAGTTCCGGGTCGGAACCATGGGGCTCGGCTGGGACTCCGAGGCGCAGACCGTCGTCGTCGAACTGCTCGCGGTGTCCGAGACCGAGTTCGACGCGTCCGTGGTGCTCGACGACGCGGAAGACGGCCCCGACGCGGTGCGGGTCTTTCTGACGCCGGAATCCGCGCGTCAGTTCGCGACGCGCTCCAACCGGGTCATCTCGGCGGGCCGTCCGCCATGTCCGCTGTGCGACGAACCGCTCGATCCCGAGGGCCACATCTGCGTACGCACCAACGGCTATCTGCGTGGCGCCATCACCGGTTCCGACGATGACGCCGTCGAATAG
- a CDS encoding 3'(2'),5'-bisphosphate nucleotidase CysQ yields MTLTDAALAADVAREAGEMLLGVREEIGFYDPYELGDEGDRRANTLILNRLRAERPDDAVLSEEAADDISRVHADRVWIVDPVDGTHEFSVPGRTDWAVHIALWQRNDGPNGGGITDAAVALPARGEVYRTDTVVPPQPRAEGPILITASANRPPPVLWWLRDRLDIRLVRIGSAGAKAMAVVRGDVDAYLHAGGQWEWDSAAPAGVVAAAGMHATRLDGSPLIYNRADPYLPDLLMCRAELADVLLEGILSAYRNR; encoded by the coding sequence ATGACTCTCACCGATGCGGCGCTGGCCGCCGATGTGGCACGCGAGGCCGGTGAGATGCTCCTCGGCGTGCGCGAGGAGATCGGCTTTTACGATCCCTACGAACTCGGCGACGAGGGCGACAGGCGCGCCAACACCCTGATCCTCAACCGGCTGCGGGCCGAGCGTCCCGACGACGCGGTGCTGTCCGAAGAGGCGGCCGACGACATTTCCCGTGTGCACGCCGATCGCGTCTGGATCGTCGACCCCGTCGACGGCACCCACGAGTTCTCGGTGCCCGGCCGAACCGACTGGGCGGTGCACATCGCACTGTGGCAACGCAACGACGGTCCGAACGGCGGCGGCATCACCGACGCCGCGGTGGCCCTGCCGGCCCGCGGCGAGGTGTACCGAACCGACACGGTTGTCCCTCCGCAGCCCCGTGCCGAAGGACCGATCCTCATCACGGCCAGCGCCAACCGTCCACCACCGGTGCTGTGGTGGCTACGGGACCGGCTCGACATCAGGCTGGTGCGCATCGGGTCGGCGGGCGCCAAGGCCATGGCCGTGGTCCGCGGCGACGTCGACGCATACCTGCACGCCGGCGGTCAGTGGGAGTGGGATTCGGCGGCCCCCGCCGGTGTGGTGGCGGCGGCCGGCATGCACGCGACCCGCCTCGACGGCTCGCCGCTGATCTACAACCGGGCCGACCCGTACCTGCCTGACCTGCTGATGTGCCGGGCCGAGCTGGCCGATGTGCTGCTCGAAGGCATCCTGTCGGCCTACCGGAACCGCTGA
- a CDS encoding histidine phosphatase family protein, with the protein MTVILLRHGRSTSNTAHTLAGRSEGVDLDDKGQEQAQGLIARIGTLPVRAIVRSPLLRCERTVAPLAAALGLDPVVDERISEVDYGAWTGRKIGELVKEPLWAVVQQQPSAAVFPDGEGLAAVQARAVGAVREHDRRLAEQHDGDVLWIACTHGDVIKAVVADALGTHLDSFQRITADPASMSVIRYTAMRPFVIHVNHTGEQLTAGLLAKPPKDASADASEDRGVPPEDAVVGGSTD; encoded by the coding sequence ATGACGGTCATCCTGCTGCGTCACGGCCGGTCGACGTCGAACACCGCCCACACACTCGCAGGCCGCAGCGAGGGTGTCGACCTGGACGACAAGGGCCAGGAACAGGCTCAGGGGCTGATTGCCCGCATCGGCACTCTGCCGGTCCGCGCGATCGTGCGATCACCGCTGCTGCGGTGCGAACGCACTGTCGCGCCGCTGGCTGCCGCGCTCGGCCTCGATCCCGTCGTCGACGAGCGCATCTCCGAGGTCGACTACGGCGCGTGGACCGGGCGCAAGATCGGCGAACTGGTCAAGGAGCCGCTGTGGGCGGTTGTGCAGCAGCAGCCCAGCGCGGCGGTGTTCCCAGACGGGGAAGGGCTCGCCGCGGTCCAGGCGCGCGCTGTGGGCGCGGTGCGTGAGCACGACCGTCGGCTGGCCGAACAGCACGACGGTGACGTGTTGTGGATCGCCTGTACGCACGGCGACGTGATCAAGGCCGTCGTCGCCGATGCGCTCGGAACGCATCTCGACAGCTTCCAGCGGATCACCGCGGACCCCGCCTCGATGAGTGTGATCCGTTACACGGCGATGCGGCCGTTCGTCATCCACGTCAACCACACCGGTGAGCAACTGACCGCCGGCCTACTGGCAAAACCGCCGAAGGATGCGTCCGCGGACGCGTCCGAGGACAGGGGCGTGCCACCCGAAGACGCGGTCGTGGGTGGCTCGACCGACTGA
- a CDS encoding SDR family oxidoreductase has translation MSSVSGKVVLITGGANGIGAEVARRLHAKGAKLVLTDLDGGLLEDVAARLGGDRVMTVVADVRDLAAMQAAVDQAVERFGGIDIVMANAGIATTGSILAVDPVAFKTLIDVNVNGVFHTVRAALPSVIERQGYVLIVSSAAAYAAAAGMVPYDTAKAGVEHFANSLRLELAHRGVAVGSAHMLWIDTPMVREGKADSAAFREMLRRLPGPLGKTTSVEKCGEIFVAGIEARKRQINCPRFVGLLRWLKPLLSSRLGESFTGKDVPQLLPRMDAEVAALGRSVSVRTEELENK, from the coding sequence ATGAGTTCAGTCAGCGGAAAAGTCGTCCTCATCACCGGTGGCGCCAACGGCATCGGCGCGGAAGTGGCCCGGCGCCTGCACGCGAAAGGCGCCAAGCTGGTACTGACCGATCTGGACGGAGGTCTCCTCGAAGACGTGGCGGCCCGGTTGGGCGGCGATCGGGTGATGACGGTCGTCGCCGACGTCCGCGACCTGGCAGCCATGCAAGCCGCTGTCGACCAAGCGGTCGAGCGGTTCGGCGGTATCGACATCGTCATGGCCAACGCCGGCATCGCGACCACCGGATCCATCCTCGCCGTCGATCCGGTTGCGTTCAAAACGCTGATCGATGTGAACGTCAACGGGGTGTTCCACACCGTGCGCGCGGCGTTGCCGTCGGTGATAGAGCGCCAGGGCTACGTGCTGATCGTGTCGTCGGCGGCCGCCTACGCCGCGGCCGCGGGCATGGTGCCGTACGACACCGCGAAGGCCGGTGTGGAGCACTTCGCAAACTCGCTGCGTCTCGAGCTCGCGCATCGTGGCGTGGCCGTCGGGTCGGCGCACATGCTGTGGATCGACACGCCGATGGTCCGCGAGGGTAAGGCCGACTCGGCGGCGTTTCGGGAAATGCTGCGCAGGCTCCCCGGGCCGTTGGGCAAGACGACATCGGTCGAAAAATGCGGTGAGATCTTCGTGGCCGGTATCGAAGCCCGTAAACGTCAGATCAACTGCCCACGTTTCGTGGGTCTGCTGCGCTGGTTGAAACCGCTGCTGTCGTCCCGGCTCGGCGAATCGTTCACAGGCAAGGACGTGCCCCAGTTGCTGCCGAGGATGGACGCCGAAGTCGCGGCACTCGGCCGAAGTGTCAGCGTCCGCACCGAGGAGTTGGAGAACAAGTAG
- a CDS encoding PAC2 family protein, with translation MTPNLPDLSDTIVVAAFEGWNDAGDAASDALEHLDAIWEAEPIVEIDDEAYYDYQVNRPVIRQVDGVTRELVWPSMRISHCRPPGSDRDIVLMHGVEPNMRWRTFCAELLAIADKLNVQTVVILGALLADTPHTRPVPVSGAAYSPDSAKTFGLEETRYEGPTGIAGVFQDACVQAGIPAVTFWAAVPHYVSQPPNPKATVALLRRVEDVLDIEVPLADLPTQAEEWELAVTEMTSEDDDIAEYVQSLEERGDAEVDMHEAIGKIDGDALAAEFERYLRRRGPGFRG, from the coding sequence GTGACGCCGAACCTGCCCGACTTGAGCGACACGATCGTCGTCGCGGCCTTCGAGGGCTGGAACGATGCCGGGGATGCTGCCAGCGATGCGCTGGAGCACCTGGACGCCATCTGGGAAGCCGAGCCGATCGTGGAGATCGACGACGAGGCGTACTACGACTACCAGGTCAACCGGCCGGTGATTCGGCAGGTCGATGGGGTGACGCGCGAGCTGGTGTGGCCGTCGATGCGAATTTCGCACTGCCGTCCGCCCGGCTCGGATCGCGACATCGTGCTGATGCACGGCGTCGAGCCCAACATGCGGTGGCGCACGTTCTGCGCCGAGTTGTTGGCGATCGCCGACAAGCTCAACGTGCAGACAGTCGTCATCCTCGGCGCGCTGCTTGCCGACACCCCGCACACGCGCCCGGTTCCGGTGTCGGGAGCGGCCTACTCCCCCGACTCGGCGAAGACCTTCGGCCTCGAGGAGACGCGCTATGAGGGGCCGACGGGCATCGCCGGGGTGTTCCAGGACGCCTGTGTGCAGGCCGGCATTCCCGCGGTGACGTTCTGGGCCGCCGTACCGCATTATGTGTCGCAGCCGCCGAACCCCAAGGCCACCGTCGCGTTGTTGCGTCGCGTCGAGGACGTCCTAGACATCGAGGTGCCACTCGCCGACCTGCCGACGCAAGCCGAGGAATGGGAACTGGCGGTGACCGAGATGACCTCCGAGGATGACGACATCGCCGAATACGTGCAGTCGCTGGAAGAACGCGGCGACGCAGAAGTCGATATGCACGAGGCGATCGGCAAGATCGACGGCGATGCCCTGGCCGCCGAGTTCGAGCGCTATCTACGCCGCCGCGGGCCGGGTTTTCGGGGCTGA
- a CDS encoding SCO1664 family protein — translation MTPSNSGSDCAREANEVLRRGELTVIGRIRSASNATFLCEAHLGERQAHCVYKPVKGEAPLWDFPDGTLAGRELSAYLVSDALGWNIVPYTMIRDGPAGPGMLQLWVDQPGESLGEVGDEPEAGPDLVDLLPAGQIPPGFLPILQAYDYAGDEVTLVHADDVRLRRMAVFDVLINNADRKGGHILSGVDGHVYGVDHGVSLHVEDKLRTVLWGWAGKPVDEESLEAVAALRDQLANGLADTLCAHITEREIAALKARTVALIDDPVMPTPDRRRPIPWPAF, via the coding sequence ATGACGCCGTCGAATAGCGGATCGGACTGCGCTCGTGAAGCCAACGAGGTGCTGCGGCGCGGTGAGCTGACCGTCATCGGACGGATCCGCTCCGCAAGCAACGCCACCTTCCTGTGCGAGGCGCATCTCGGTGAGCGGCAAGCGCATTGCGTCTACAAGCCGGTCAAGGGCGAGGCGCCCCTGTGGGACTTCCCCGACGGGACGCTGGCCGGGCGTGAACTGAGTGCGTACCTCGTGTCGGACGCGCTGGGGTGGAACATCGTGCCGTACACCATGATTCGGGATGGCCCCGCCGGCCCCGGCATGTTGCAGCTTTGGGTCGACCAGCCAGGCGAGAGCCTAGGAGAGGTCGGTGATGAACCCGAAGCGGGACCGGACCTCGTCGACCTGTTGCCCGCCGGGCAGATTCCGCCGGGTTTTCTGCCGATCCTGCAGGCCTACGACTACGCAGGCGACGAGGTGACGCTGGTGCACGCCGACGATGTCCGGCTACGCCGGATGGCCGTCTTCGACGTGCTGATCAACAACGCCGACCGCAAGGGCGGCCACATCCTGTCCGGAGTCGACGGGCATGTGTACGGCGTCGACCACGGCGTCAGCCTGCATGTCGAGGACAAGCTCAGAACGGTGCTGTGGGGCTGGGCGGGCAAGCCGGTGGACGAGGAGAGCCTGGAAGCCGTCGCCGCCCTGCGCGACCAGCTGGCCAACGGCTTGGCGGACACGCTCTGTGCGCACATAACCGAGCGTGAGATCGCCGCCCTGAAGGCGAGAACCGTTGCACTGATTGATGATCCGGTGATGCCCACCCCGGACCGACGCCGCCCGATACCGTGGCCGGCGTTCTAG
- a CDS encoding undecaprenyl-diphosphate phosphatase — MAWVQVIVLAILQGLTEFLPVSSSGHLAIASRVFFTDDAGASFTAVTQLGTEVAVLIYFARDIARIIKAWFNGLFVTAHRTADYWLGWWVIIGTIPISVLGLLFKDQIRTGARNLWLIAIALIVFSAVIAAAEYYGRQARRVEQLTWKDSIIVGLAQCLALIPGVSRSGATISAGLFLGMDRELAARFGFLLAIPAVFASGLYSLPDAFHPVGEGMSATGPQLLVATLIALAVGYAAVAWFLRFLIRHSMYWFVGYRVLLGTVVLILLGTGVVSAV; from the coding sequence ATGGCGTGGGTCCAGGTGATCGTTCTCGCGATCCTGCAGGGTCTGACGGAGTTCCTGCCGGTGTCGTCGTCCGGACACCTGGCGATCGCGTCGCGGGTCTTCTTCACCGACGACGCCGGCGCTTCTTTCACCGCGGTCACCCAGCTCGGCACCGAGGTGGCGGTGCTCATCTACTTCGCGCGTGACATCGCCCGCATCATCAAGGCCTGGTTCAACGGCCTGTTCGTGACCGCCCACCGCACCGCCGACTACTGGCTGGGCTGGTGGGTCATCATCGGAACGATCCCGATCAGCGTGCTCGGTCTATTGTTCAAAGATCAAATCCGAACGGGCGCACGCAATCTGTGGTTGATCGCGATTGCGTTGATCGTGTTCTCGGCGGTCATCGCCGCGGCCGAGTACTACGGCCGCCAAGCAAGACGAGTCGAACAGCTCACGTGGAAGGACAGCATCATCGTCGGTCTCGCGCAATGCCTTGCGTTGATACCGGGTGTGTCGAGATCCGGCGCGACGATCAGCGCCGGCCTGTTCCTCGGCATGGACCGTGAGCTAGCCGCGCGTTTCGGCTTCCTGCTCGCCATCCCAGCGGTGTTCGCATCGGGCCTGTATTCGCTGCCCGATGCGTTTCATCCGGTCGGCGAGGGAATGAGTGCCACCGGTCCGCAGCTGTTGGTCGCAACGCTGATCGCGTTGGCCGTCGGCTATGCCGCCGTCGCCTGGTTCCTGCGCTTCCTGATCCGACACAGCATGTACTGGTTCGTCGGATACCGCGTGCTGCTCGGCACCGTGGTGCTGATCCTGCTCGGCACCGGGGTGGTGTCGGCGGTATGA
- a CDS encoding YncE family protein: protein MPIRVNSRRPVFRFLAIALAIGGVSACTSTPVDAPPPTITPAQAAVSPAATGKPDGSVEPLPDHAIAAIFDAKTASLAVLSPKSAEESVVTVLGEVDGSRVIPLPGNATAMTGDDEGLLYASTRGGYFRVDLVEDTATLVDVEGQQDTDFTAIARREDGRLVLGSADGTVFTLSSDTAVGAQLKIFARVDDLVTQGNTAVVLDRGQTSVTALSEDGAKGEHALRAGEGATTMAADDAGRVLVADTRGGQLLVYGVDPLILRQAYPVRDSPYGLAGTPTLAWVSQTASNSVVGYDLSTGIPVEKVRYRTVQQPNSLVFDESSGTLYVVSGSGAGVQLIPGAAVGS from the coding sequence TTGCCGATTCGCGTAAACAGCAGACGTCCGGTTTTTCGCTTTTTGGCCATCGCATTGGCAATCGGCGGCGTTTCGGCGTGCACATCGACCCCTGTCGATGCGCCGCCACCGACGATCACCCCTGCTCAGGCCGCGGTTTCGCCGGCGGCGACGGGAAAACCGGACGGTTCGGTGGAACCGCTGCCCGACCATGCGATCGCCGCGATATTCGACGCGAAAACCGCGTCGTTGGCCGTGCTCAGCCCAAAATCCGCCGAGGAGTCTGTGGTCACAGTCCTCGGCGAGGTCGACGGCTCCCGCGTGATACCCCTACCGGGAAACGCCACCGCGATGACCGGAGACGACGAAGGTCTGCTGTACGCGTCGACGCGCGGAGGCTATTTCCGGGTCGACCTCGTCGAGGACACCGCGACGCTGGTCGATGTCGAGGGGCAGCAGGACACCGACTTCACCGCGATAGCGCGCCGCGAGGACGGCAGGTTGGTGCTCGGCAGCGCCGACGGCACCGTCTTCACGTTGAGCTCCGACACTGCTGTCGGCGCGCAGCTGAAGATCTTCGCCCGAGTGGATGATCTTGTCACACAAGGAAACACCGCCGTGGTGCTGGACCGTGGGCAGACCTCCGTGACCGCACTGTCAGAAGACGGCGCCAAGGGCGAACACGCACTGCGCGCCGGCGAGGGCGCGACCACGATGGCGGCGGACGACGCGGGCAGGGTCTTGGTGGCCGACACTCGCGGCGGCCAGCTGCTGGTGTACGGCGTCGATCCGCTGATCCTTCGCCAGGCATATCCGGTGCGGGACTCGCCGTATGGTCTGGCCGGAACTCCGACGCTGGCCTGGGTGTCGCAAACTGCATCGAACTCCGTGGTTGGCTACGATTTGTCAACCGGCATCCCCGTCGAGAAGGTGCGCTATCGAACCGTGCAACAGCCGAACTCCTTGGTATTCGATGAATCCTCCGGCACCCTCTACGTGGTGTCGGGCTCAGGGGCGGGCGTGCAGTTGATCCCGGGTGCTGCGGTGGGCTCGTGA
- the mshC gene encoding cysteine--1-D-myo-inosityl 2-amino-2-deoxy-alpha-D-glucopyranoside ligase, with translation MKSWPAPTVPALDGRGPQLRLYDSADRQVRPVTAGEVATMYVCGITPYDATHLGHAATYLTFDLVHRVWLDSGHQVHYVQNITDIDDPLFERADRDGIGWRELADRETELFREDMAALRVLPPHDYVAATEAIAEVIEVVEKLLAAGTAYVADDAEHPDVYFRADATPQFGYESGYDRDTMMRLFAERGGDPDRAGKGDALDALLWRAQRPGEPSWPSPFGAGRPGWHVECAAIALSRIGTDLDIQGGGSDLIFPHHEFSAAHAESVTGERRFARHYVHAGMIGWDGHKMSKSRGNLVLVSELRADGVDPGAIRLGLFAGHYRTDRFWSPAVLDEANDRLQRWRRGVAQPAGPDAADVVARVRRYLADDLDTPKALAALDGWTTDALTYGGHDPEAPQIVAGAVDTLLGIKL, from the coding sequence ATGAAATCGTGGCCCGCGCCGACCGTCCCGGCCCTTGACGGCCGCGGTCCGCAGCTACGCCTCTACGACAGCGCCGACCGACAGGTGCGCCCCGTCACCGCCGGCGAGGTCGCCACCATGTACGTCTGCGGCATCACCCCGTACGACGCCACTCACCTGGGCCACGCCGCCACATATCTGACTTTCGACCTCGTCCACCGGGTGTGGCTGGATTCGGGTCATCAGGTGCACTACGTGCAGAACATCACCGACATCGATGACCCGCTGTTCGAGCGGGCCGACCGCGACGGCATCGGCTGGCGCGAGCTGGCCGACCGCGAGACCGAGCTGTTCCGCGAGGACATGGCGGCCCTGCGAGTACTACCGCCACACGACTATGTGGCCGCCACGGAAGCGATCGCCGAGGTCATCGAAGTGGTCGAGAAGCTGTTGGCCGCGGGCACGGCCTACGTCGCCGATGACGCCGAGCACCCCGACGTCTACTTCCGCGCCGACGCCACGCCGCAGTTCGGCTACGAGTCGGGATACGACCGCGACACCATGATGCGGTTGTTCGCCGAACGCGGCGGCGACCCGGATCGCGCGGGGAAGGGCGATGCGCTGGACGCACTGCTGTGGCGGGCGCAGCGGCCCGGCGAGCCGAGCTGGCCGTCGCCGTTCGGAGCCGGGCGGCCAGGCTGGCACGTTGAATGCGCCGCGATCGCGCTCAGCCGCATCGGCACCGACCTGGACATCCAGGGTGGCGGCTCCGATCTGATCTTCCCTCACCACGAATTCTCCGCCGCGCACGCCGAATCCGTCACGGGGGAGCGGCGTTTCGCCCGTCACTACGTGCACGCGGGCATGATCGGGTGGGATGGGCACAAGATGAGCAAGAGCCGGGGCAACCTGGTGCTGGTGTCCGAGTTGCGCGCAGACGGTGTCGATCCGGGGGCGATCCGGCTTGGGCTGTTCGCGGGTCACTACCGCACCGATCGCTTCTGGAGCCCTGCGGTGCTCGACGAGGCGAATGACCGGTTACAGCGTTGGCGACGCGGGGTGGCCCAGCCGGCGGGACCCGACGCCGCCGACGTGGTGGCCCGGGTCCGGCGCTATCTGGCTGACGATCTCGACACCCCGAAAGCGCTTGCCGCACTTGACGGCTGGACGACCGATGCGCTCACCTACGGCGGCCACGACCCGGAAGCGCCGCAGATCGTGGCCGGTGCCGTCGACACGTTGCTCGGTATCAAGCTGTAG
- a CDS encoding quinone-dependent dihydroorotate dehydrogenase produces MYRALQRMMFLVAPERIHTWIFALLRAVTASAVTRRPLARWLAPRDPVLASTVFGVTFPAPLGLAAGFDKDGLGLKTWGALGFGYAEVGTVTAVAQPGNPQPRMFRLPEDRALLNRMGFNNHGAGELAIQLARQSPEVPIGVNIGKTKTTPAESAVEDYAESARLLGPLASFMVVNVSSPNTPGLRNLQAVESLRPILAAVQAETTTPVLVKISPDLTDEEIDEIADLAVELGLAGIVATNTTVSRAGLKTPGVDELGSGGISGAPLAQRSAEVLRRLYRRVGGRLVLISVGGIETAEDAWDRIVSGASLLQGYTGFIYGGGLWAKRIHDGLADRLHDGGFASLADAVGSAVREN; encoded by the coding sequence ATGTACCGCGCGCTGCAGCGGATGATGTTTCTGGTTGCGCCCGAACGCATTCACACTTGGATCTTCGCGCTGTTGCGGGCCGTCACCGCCTCGGCGGTGACGCGCCGTCCGCTGGCGCGATGGCTGGCGCCCCGCGACCCGGTATTGGCGAGCACGGTGTTCGGGGTGACGTTCCCGGCCCCGCTTGGCCTGGCCGCCGGATTCGACAAGGATGGCCTGGGGTTGAAGACCTGGGGCGCACTGGGTTTCGGTTACGCCGAAGTCGGCACCGTGACCGCGGTGGCGCAGCCGGGCAACCCGCAGCCGCGGATGTTCCGGCTGCCCGAGGACCGGGCCCTGCTCAACCGGATGGGATTCAACAACCACGGGGCCGGTGAGTTGGCCATTCAGCTCGCACGCCAAAGCCCCGAGGTGCCGATCGGCGTCAACATCGGCAAGACCAAGACCACCCCGGCCGAGTCGGCGGTCGAGGACTACGCCGAAAGTGCCCGCCTGCTCGGGCCGTTGGCGTCGTTCATGGTGGTGAACGTCAGCTCGCCGAACACGCCGGGTCTGCGCAATCTGCAGGCGGTCGAATCGCTGCGGCCCATTCTCGCGGCGGTCCAGGCGGAGACGACGACTCCCGTGCTGGTGAAGATCTCGCCCGATCTGACCGACGAGGAGATCGACGAGATCGCTGATCTTGCAGTCGAATTGGGATTGGCCGGTATCGTCGCCACCAACACCACGGTGTCACGAGCGGGACTGAAGACGCCGGGGGTCGACGAGCTGGGTTCGGGCGGTATCTCCGGAGCACCCCTCGCGCAGCGGTCCGCGGAGGTGCTGCGGCGGCTGTACCGGCGTGTGGGCGGCCGGCTGGTGCTCATCAGCGTCGGCGGCATCGAAACCGCAGAGGATGCCTGGGACCGTATCGTTTCGGGCGCATCACTGCTGCAGGGCTACACCGGCTTCATCTACGGCGGCGGGTTGTGGGCCAAGCGCATTCACGACGGCCTGGCTGACCGCCTGCACGACGGAGGTTTCGCGTCGTTGGCGGATGCGGTGGGCTCGGCCGTTCGCGAGAACTAG
- a CDS encoding DUF5703 family protein, which yields MQRGRMPEGWDNDLSDDYEWIPLRLPPDLTRINASTRLSIEAEYRGWELTRVRLYTDGSRRVLLRRKKSAARETVVPEQPAL from the coding sequence ATGCAGCGCGGTCGGATGCCCGAGGGCTGGGACAACGATCTGTCCGACGATTACGAATGGATTCCGTTGCGGCTGCCGCCCGATCTGACGCGGATCAACGCCTCGACCCGGTTGTCGATCGAGGCGGAATACCGCGGATGGGAGCTGACCCGCGTGCGGCTGTACACCGATGGGTCGCGGCGGGTGCTGCTGCGTCGCAAGAAGTCTGCGGCCCGAGAAACCGTTGTCCCGGAGCAGCCTGCGCTGTGA